CACTTTACATATTAGTAATTTCATCATATGGAGCCCTTTGtccgtttaaaaaaagaagccattatacaaatataattataataatataacaatagAATCTAATTTTGAATACAGTTATCTGTGCACGTGCCTGCCCAAAATGCTTTTCAGCTGCTCCCAGCGAGGCTTTGACGTCCTCTATGTGGGATCTAATTACAAgctgatgtgcaaaactgaaccAGCAGAAGAAAAGGGGGaagactcgttttttttttttttgtggattttaaacGCGGATTGACTGAAATGGGGTTCAGTTTAAAAAGGTCATAAAAAGGCTGCTTTGAAGCAATCAAATTGTCTCTCCAAATATCTTTATtacgacattttttttctttttttttagttcaagtACACATTGAtgttgcttaaaggtcaagtgtcatgcctataaacattctaaaagagatattgaaatgaaaaatacatataagattattcacttcaatgtctacacgaaaaaataaatatgaccggAGGGCACGTCGTCCACGCGCAaaattgcggaagtgtcattcgacatccgagtggtcgccatattggctgcatcttctgcccgtgatgtcaccccagacattcgccattgaaaacacgctgtggccccaacCGGAGGACGCGCCCCTTCAgagacggaagctcttttcgaagaagagaacatcacacaaccgagtgaagtttccggggcaatattacccgatttgttttcgagccatatttagatgacatgtggatcacggccaaaccgccgccgccgtccgcgagcccgacgcggcagccttcgccggcgagccgtcACGGcagccgtccgatgcgcacagcgacacatttagcacccctgtcatcttttgttacattatgagagacgcaTTACATGGAGGCCCCGGATTACATGGAGGCCCttgagctcagtggttagagcaagtattattattattattttttttttagtagctgtataaacacctacctgtcatttggaacccacgaagctctcgtcctctgcccCTGTGCAGCccttttttcacgacgaatcgggtctcttgcaaacttgtgaagggtaaatccatcctcccgactgTTCGAGCAACATCCAGCattgcaacgagccggcattttggctaacacgaaggaacaacgagctaccttcccggaggtgaaactaatagaaacaaacgagtccacttgagggcggtcctgccacgtacatcacttcctgcatTCTTCTCGAAAACCAATCCCTCGCGAGGATTTTAAAGGCGGGATTTACAAAAAtttgtatacgtcaaaatcatgttttgtggtgaaaaaaatgctgggtccatgtcagctgcttttttccccccattaataacatactaaaaatcatgcatttcatgacagtggccctttaactgCCACTAATCTAACCTGCACTTATATTTATTGTTGTATATTAGAAATACATCAATATCACGTGGCAGTCCATGTTTTTTACCCAACGGGTGAGGGTGGGATGATCAGCTCTGCAAAACGCACAAAATGGTCACTCGGTTAATAATCCATGTAAACaagagagtgggggggggggggggctgtttggAACAATTTGGTGTATCAAGCtcgtgcgcgtgacgtcaccattttcacggcgccatattggagGTCAAAAAgggctgctcgacattgaacccgaggagaatatttacaatacccgagacctgctgcgctgttggttgtcacaacagacaacacagattttcaaagaggtcagctgaaaagaccagaaaatatcgatggatttcgggaattaaacgtgatggatggagcCTAACCAAAATAGTGGCACCGTTTGTGACGGCACAGTGGCGCGACTCGTTAGGGCGTTGGcgccacagttctgaggtcctgggttcaaatcccaaccccacctgtgtggagtttccatgtcgtctccgtgcctgcgtgggttttctccaggcactccggtttcctcccacgtccctcCTGAAACATGCATTTATCGGAAACTCTAAAATGCCCTTAGAGGAGATCGGGAGTGCCAgtactcgtttgtttccaggtgccctgcgattggctggcaaccactttggGGTggagcccacctcctgcctgaagttagctgggataggctccagcatccccgtgacccctgtgaggataagtggcacagaaaatggatggaaagatgagGATTGTTTGATGCTAATAAATTTTAGGCATTTTTTACATGATGTATCCCACACAGTGCCAAGatctggatttctttttttcctcacaatttcACCCTTCCAATGGCACCAGGGGCTACTTGGATGGCAGCAGCGCTGTAgttgatcattgttttgaaTGCAAGagggttttattttgtttgtttttgcatcaACACAGGTGTGTGAATGACAACTTACCATAAACTGGTTTCTCACCTGTTTCCACGCGAGCAAAAGTTGAGCAATACTTGTTTAGTGACACTTAAATGTTACCTAAGCTTGTCTTTgttatactgtttttttttttgttttgttttttttgtgtgtgtgtgtgcagagcaGATCAGCTGGCTGGAGTTTACATGGCCGTGAACAAAGCATACATTTATTATCTGAAAAGTGCTTTTGTACTTACAATGAACGTCTTTAGTCAGTTATTATTTTAGAGTtcctattttgaaaaatgtcaaaacaaatgaGCCGGAAGAAGCGGtcgaggaaagggaagtctgggtcatccttgctgaagctacttcccccgccgGCCCGACccggaagatggatggatggtgttcaCATCAAAAGCGTTTTGTTTTGTGGGGATGGCGAAACAAGAAAAGCAAAAGTGGTGATAAAATAGTGGCATCGCAGTGAAGTTCAGATGAGGAGAAACTACCCCGAaccacatttttacattttaatgactGCACTGGGCAAAAAGTATtcaacaatagaaaaaaattaaatgaatgtcaaattggtagacctgacatttacttggtccttcgagcctgATCTCAAGATACccgaggtttccaggggctgagtctaCATCCAGGCAAAGAACGTGATCActgcacttgagaccctttccgggaccgGGCCTCGGCTTCGCGTCTGGAGGCCGAGTGTTGACGAgcagccgaaggaagtgaagacatctctggtgagtagcgaactcacacacacatgaggAACGAGCGAATTTGCACGTCTGGGCGACTGCGgaagaaccaaacctcgagaatactcgTCCCTATCGAGTAGAGAAATGAGTCtttaaaacagagaaaagggCAACATGTGTCCAGTACGTAAAtcagctccgtgaaacgtgtgcatgtgcatgtgtaaaagtgtaagTGGAGGTTtcctacctcatttgaacaggaaactGAGTGACAACTGAGAATTACCTCAGacagaaagtaattgtcaccctgttcagggggaagtcagtatagtcaccctgggtgaaccactgactccaataGGGGAAAGACAAGCAGCAAAATAGTTCACACACCATGGTCTGAAACAGAAATTAATGCGGAAGGACTGCAAGTTTGTAGAAAACCAATctccctcttaaaaaaaaaaaaaaaaaaaaaacaaataaaaccctaaccctctaAATTTGTGGACaacacaatatggctttgccgaaaatatatatatttaacttACAGGATAAAATACAGAAACACACGCAAATTCGTCCAAGgaatggaagacttgagaaagtcTAACCACTGAAATTGTGCAGAAgcacaacaaatttggatgacagcaatggAGGGAGTTCGGCATCGCGTCACGGGAGATTGGAatccaaaagataaaaatgaaatactttctcacagcagtaGGGAACTAAATCACCGAGTTCAATAGAACGCACTTGTGTTAGATTTAGACAAAGAGGAAATTAGACTGCCActggaagagcaaaacaaaacaaaacaatgatgaaCCATTTGAAGGAGATAGAACCAAAATGTCTGCACGTTTTCAAGCAAACGgcggcattcctgaagatcacactccagggagcgtgtatcaagagcaattaaaaaaaattctctccgTGCGAATTCAAATATTCCTACAAAACGATTGGTCGGAAAACATAGCACTACATGCAGAAATAGTGCTGcaaaatcagaaaaagaaagttgctaCCTCTCTGACAGAGCAAGGACAACTTTacggagctttatgcgaaacatttattAATCGTGGCTGCAAACGAAGAGGCAGGAGAAGAGTAATGGGGAGGGGACGCAAATTTggtcaaaaatgaaacatttgccGGTGTTGTGgattaaaaatgtcacatttcacgtgactgccctaaaaacaaaacacccaccaccgCATGACGTCTTCccgtcaaaaatgtcacaaccgATGGTCCCAAAacgcaactttttaatttgccccatacgCTTGTTGGGGAGAGGATGGCTTGCGAAAACTACGACTGGGATGagttccctctctgacaggaaatatacacgtaaaaagaaaaatgtcatacaAAATAGAAATGATTATAGACAAACCTCCCATAAGAACAGGAGCTGTCTTGCATGGCCgtacagtttgcatgttctcccagtctcTGCGCGTGAccaacccgcctcctgcccgttgacagctgggataggctccagcactcccgccaccctcgtgcggataagcagctaagaaaatggatgcatgcatATATGggtgtaatcactttagggatgtcccaagttttttttttttttttttttttgtttcttttgcatTTTGGATTCCAGATAAACCATTAAATAGTCCTACGctgtactcagaaaataagctctcgttttttttttttttaataaactttggacatagcccatagcattcaCGTAGCATATTTACCgatttttccactggatgtacaagtgcTCCGTTCAtaaaactgtcatggatcataagtaaattgagaTGTAACATttcttcgtccaaacaaacaacttcgcATCTATTATCTAGTATCGACGTTATGCAGATATGTCgatcgtgatccaagttcattccggtacgctccattttttgttcgaccttATCAGactcacgacaacactggcatttTCCTTGGTccatgttattgtgagtgttgtGCTCTTTCGTCAACGTCACGCCCcgtctccaacacgtcaagttccgcctgtttGTATTCTGGCGCAAAAATTGTacgttgttattgttgttttgtttgctcaaaatAGTAATAACACAGAGCATCTTCCCCGTCACCGTTAATCAAACTTTGATtttctctcacccccccccccccccaactccccatCGATTGCAAGAGtcggctgcttgaaaagtagatctcggggtaaaaaaaaataagtttggccacccctgctgtatattttctacatctaaaccaactcaacagaaaagcatcaaacaaatctctgcgatccatataatgggattattgttagTCGTCAGcgctacgccccccccccccttccaacaCGTCAAATTCCACCGCTCTGTATTGTGGCTCaaacgcacaggcttgaacaatgtacattatgctttttttgtttgtttgtaattatttttctaccaaaaaaaaaaaaaaaaatcggccacaaaatgccacaaaacgGACATTCTCTGTCccgtgaaacgtatccacgagtAATGGAGGGGAAGCACCGTAGgcgtggcaaatgctgattggctgtcagctttccagccgggctcattggaatatctgagcgagagaggaacttcgataatatttttccaatttagaaatcgtttcttggtgaaatctgtggctaactctggcattaaaaaaaaaacacggaaccctcatctactaacttttaacgTGTGCTCCCGTTCCTAtttttggacaaagtgttcctttaacTGCGACCCGACTGCAATGATTATTTTAACTGCTGCCCCCAGTGGCGGACAGAAGTAGTGCAACACTTGTTTTCAATGCCACAATAATTATTCTTGCACGGCGGCGACTCGTTtgggtgttggcctcacggttccgaggaccggcgttcaaatcctggctaacaatgcctgtggggagtttccatgttgtccccgtgcctgcgtgggtttttccccggggactccggtttcctcccacatccctccTGAAACATGCATTTATCGGAAACTCTAAAATGCCCTTAGAGGAGATCGCGAGTGCGAgtactcgtttgtttctatgtagcttgcgattgactggcaaccagatcagggtgtagcccgccacctgcccgaagttagctgggataggctgcagcatccccgtgacccctgtgaggataagtggcacagaaaatggcaATTTCACCCTTCCAGTGACACCAGGGGGTATTTGAATGCCAGCAGCGCTGTAGTTGCTCATTGTTTTGAAtgccagggttttttttttgtttgtttgttttagcgTCAACACAGGTGTGTGAATGACAACTTAGCATAAACTGGTTTCTCGCCTGTTTACACGCGAGCAAAAGTTGAGCAATGCTTGTTTAGCGCGACAATTAAATGTTATCTAAGATTGCCTTTGTTgctgtgttttcttttgttttgtttgcagagCAGATCAGCTGGTCTGAGCGCACACGGCTGTGAACAAAGCGTACATTTATTATCTGAACGTGCTTTTGCAGTCACAAAACATATTCAGTCAGTTATTATTTTACAGttcccattttgaaaaatgtcaaatcaaATGCAATATCCCTGTTCAGtttggtttgaaaaaataaaaatgtcttcacGTAAAAAGAGCTCGTTTTGTGGGGatggtgacacaaaaatgcagaTGTGGTTTTAAAATACTGACATCAAaccacatttttatattttaatgattGTACTGTCCAAAAAGTattcaacaataaaaaaaaatatttaagccaAACAGCACAGTggaaatgatacaaaaaaattacaaaatcttacaaaatgtactaccgtaattcccggcgtaCAGAGCGtaactggttataagcctcggtacacagagtttaccgctaacgctagggccgcatcaccgcgctaacgctagcgccgcatcaccgcataaactgcagggttgaaatcgtgtggggaaaaaaaggcaggaaattacggtaattgatcATCACATCCGAGGAATCACTGCCATCTATTTTTGAAACGTATACAAAATACAAGTTCAAACATTCATatcattttattccaaaataCACAATGCTCCCTCGCTACAACGCGGTTTCACTTTACGCAGCCTTGCTATTACATGTGTAATTTCAAAAAAATGGAGCAGGctatttttaggtttttttgttttttttcttttacagaaaATATTAATGCCTGTTTGAAAAAACTTTATAAAGTGAGTTAAGGGCCTTAAAacataagaaatgaaaaaaaaaaatactataaacaaaaaaaaacaacccaaatgaaaaaaaatccataaataaaaaaaaaaaaaaaacctgaaacattgaaatttgaattaaaaaaaaaatactacacgGATTTCActcaatgtcaatatttttggggaatgtAACCCTCCGCTaaacgagggaacactgtatttacaaaaatcactttttttggaAGTGGGGGTAagcatttaatcattactttTGTTCAGATAAATTTCCTCTTAGGTTTGAAAGTAAAGAAGTTTGCGGAGGAAGTTAAAGTAACCTGGCATTTGCTTGTAGATGCCTTTTGCAGAGTTCTGGGAAACTTCTTGGTTGACCTGCACAGTGaggagagtaaaaaaaaaaatatggacgtCTTTATAAATAACAGAATAATGacttcacttgaaaaaaataaattgtgaggAGACGCTCACCATCGTTAACATTCTGACCAAATCATCAGTAGCAGCATTTTCCTCGAGGATGCGGTCCAACGTCTCAATGTACCAGGAGCCTGATTTTGTATCCCTCCAGGACACGTAACCTGTGTGGAGTGAATTTAATTAAGTGGTAAAAACATTCGGAAGGTGGTGTGGTTCTCATGGGTGCAAGGTCACTTCGCCGCCCTTCAGGTGCACtgctgcccccaagtggactggAATATAGCTACACTCAACTTAGCGTCACTCGGAAGTATGTCGCGAGTGGGGTGTACCCGGAAAAGTAGAGTAGGAGACGAGAATATCGCTCGGGGTGGGCAGCGTGGCGCCGGCGTCGGGTTCGTCAGACGTGCTGAGTGAGTCGCCGCTGGAGGAGGCGGGGATGGCGTCCGTCTGGTCGACCTCCCCTCCGCTGGACGGTTCCTCGTCGTCGGACGGCACCTCGAAGCCTCGGTCTCTTTCGGCTCGAGGACGGAAACAAAATCTTTCGGCGTGCTCCCGCTGAATGCTGTCACTCGCCGATCGGTACCTCCTCCGCAAGCCTGGATGAAGAAAAGCTTGGGTTTCCCCTGCAGGGAGGGGCAGTTCTTCCCGTTGAGGTAGTTTGTCACGTGCTGCACCGGAACGTGCTGGCCGTCTACTCCATAAACGGCGCCGGGGAAGCGCTTGTGAATCACCTGCAACGAAGGCGACAACTGACGTCAGACTAAAAATGCGCAACAGGAGAGACTGCGCGGCACTACGTCTCGTGTATTGTCACCAAAAGTAGGCCAGTACTCCCTCCCGTTCGGCCCAAAGCAAGATAGGATCTACTTCTGTGTATTTGATGCGGTCACGAGACAGCATGATACAATTATCCTATATTGTTCCTTGTCAGCCCCACAAATACTAATATCGGCTGCTAATACTGCACCTCTACACAGTATCGATACTTGTAAAAATCCTCAGATACTTGATGCACCAACGTGTAGTCCTTCGTGAACGCATATCACATATAGCCGATTTTCTGTAATgctagcactttttttttttttttaaggaaatatGCATCCATATTACTTCCTgtacagtacatccatccatccattttcttcaccgcttatcctcacgagggtggcggggagtgctggagcttatcccagctgtcaacgggggcaggaggcggggtacgccctgaactggtcgccagccaatcgcatggcacatggagacaaacaaccgcactcacaatcacacctacgagcaatttaagagtgtccaattagtgttgcatgtttttgggatgtgggaggagaccggagcgcccggaggaaagccacggggggaacatgcaaaatccacacaggcgagtccgggattgaacccggaacctcggaactgtgaggccaacgctttagtaGCTGAactaccgtgccgccctgtacAGTAcaattcccccccacccccgtggcCTACAACACCCAGTTCAGTCGAAagtacaaaatatacaaaaagcTCGAAAGTTTCACATTTATCACGCCGAAATGTTCGTTCATGCTGACTTTGACGACGTACGATATTCCCAGTAGGCGAGTTGCTTTAATGTGCCGCAATGaaattagtgtgcttcctagttcTAAATTTGGCTTGACAAAAGACTTATAATCATTTTGCTCTAAAAATAGTTTGCGTCTCACTCGCTCCCCTGCACAATAGTTGATACTCTAAAACAAGGGTgatcagacttttttaccccaagatctacttgtcaagcagccagcctctcgcgagctaccaacGAGGAGGGCTTGGGGGggttaatgatgatgatgctccaaatattatgttattaatgttatgtaatatattatactatacatataaaaaatacagaattagctttttgtgcgctgcattgtctgtgctttcatcatagatcaggctgtgccaaggtggaattttaacattacaccatctcatcctgcactttctactttggcttcattcCAGACCTTtccccactcagaaaagagaaaatcttgtccagtttaatcactttttcttcgacTATTCACAGTCATTGCagcttaaaacaacagcatttcttttttaactttctccattaatatagaaagtaaacataagcagcacgtctagctcgtctttgctctacgttgcccagaccgtgttgctaactaaagcagcggtggtgaaCGCTGTCATTattaaacacattgatgggctaaGTAAGTGGGGGGCGgatgtaaggtaaactaggagcAGTGGTCgtcgttagagaaagttccgtgtgctgcctaaaagaaaccagcggcttcttcttttcattttttacagtacgtatgtgaattgtgccattggatgtaacaaccagtcattcattggatcacattgcaaaatgctacaaactgaatgattttttttttttttttttttgcgcgcaatgcagaatatgtGCAAAGAGACAtgagcggtgcacaattgcgcacgtgcgcagtttagaggcaatattggctgacatttttttttggcacgccgttccgcgatcaaccaagactgcctcgcggtCAACGCATTGAGCGCCGCTGCTCTCAAACCATCACAACGACACACTTTTAACACGGCCGCCGCTACGAAGGCACCACCATTTGTtttggaaatgcatttttttttttttttggttatatCTATGACCCGTTAATACGTCAGCCCAATTTTCTGCTTGCATTGCGCCACAGCACCAGtaaacaaattattattttgtttattatcatgGAAATAATTTGTCAACGGCAGTTTAAGTGCGAAATGGGAACCATTTTTGGACACATTATTcaaaatggcccattttaaacaagatcacttttgttgttttgtttttacatgaaCGTTCCACCACTTAAAATCATGCAACCGAACAGTGGTACTGTAAAAGTGTACATACAGCAACCATAACATAACCAAAAGTGATTAATAACTGGAGAGGCTAGCATCACATTCTCCGACGAATACGAAAGCGTCTTACCTCAGTCCCGTGAGAGAGAATGATGACCACGCAGCAGTCGTACGGCGAATGGTCCTTTTTCGATAAATCCGACAGCTCGCGTTTGATCCTCTGCGGTGCGGGGAGAACTGTTAGCCTCGCACTCTCGGGTTCGCCATCAAGCGGGAGGAAAACTGGATCCTTACTCGTTGTTTGAGGTTCGTCCTGACTTCCACAAGAAAGTGGAGCGCTTTGAACCGTCTCTCCAACTTGTCGCAATCGATGTTGGAGCCCGTGCGATTACTCAGCTTGCTTTCCGGCTCAAAATCCACGTTGTTGATAATCAGGCAATGTCCGCACGGGCTAGCGTCCATTTTGTAGGTCTGGCgtgcaaaaaaaggaaatgatgtCAGCATGAAACGTGTGCACATGGAAATGATATCAAATTGCTTTTTTATGTCATCACGTACTCGCGGTGCAGCATCCACAGTTTTATctatttgctgattttttttttttttcccccatgctaAAATTTTTCGTTTAATTATTTCCCCAAAAACTCAATCCCAATGAAGTTGGCATGCTGTTTTTAACAAAAACTGAATACAATCATTTTCAAATCaagttcaacctatatttaattgaatttaagatatttaatgttcaacgTGTTTAACATTGTTAGCAAATGATCCATAACTTGGAATTTTGTGGGTGTCAGCGtttcatcaccttttcttttaacaagattgggaaaaaaaatggttgggaACTGAAGACACTAATTGAAGCTTTgtcggtggaattctttcccattcttgcttgatgcgCAGCTTCAGCtgctcaacagtccggggtctcccaTTTTCAATGGCAGACAGGTCTGGATTGCAGGCACCAGTCGGGCACCCAGACTCTTTTACCACGAAGCCACGttgttgtaacacgtgcagaatgtggtttgggatTGCCTTGCTGAATTACGCAGGGCCATCCACGAAAAAGGtcctgcttggatggcagcagatgttttcttcaaaacctgtatgtacctttcagagAGATAATGGTGCCTTGACAGATGTGGACGTTACCCATCCCATTGGCACTAAAACCatccataccatcacagatgctggttTTTGAACTTTTCATCCACAACAGTCcgaatggttcttttcctctttggcccggaaGACCCGACGTCcagaatttccaaaaacaatttgaccacaaaacaccTCGCTGAACAGACCAACATACTCAAGAGGTGTTAgcttctgttctgttctgttttgttttggattgtGCATCCATCGCTGGCAGGTCATGAAACGGGTACGTGCGACCAACGTGAAAATCTCGGCTTTATTGCGAAAAAAATCATTGACACGTTCTATTTGGAGAGCGTGACAGAAGCCGTCACGTGTGACATCACCGGCAAACAAATTATCTCTGGAGAATTGAACAAGTGCAGGAATAAGAACTCCATCGTCACTGACCATTGCAAAATTACTTGACTTATTATTTCTTCTATTTGTGGGTGCTATTTGGGGTTAAGTaccagggtgacccaaaaagatgcgtacccatattttattcgataaaaaaaaaaaaaatccatttttttaacgaatgtcttttctgttgcaggacgtgaaaggtgaacctatggatgatcatttgcagctgaaaatgtcttggacaaatcagcagaagatattctccctggaggcctattttgcgacaaaatcataccagagtgtacagattcagtttcgaaagcgtttccattgtcgcaactttccatcaaaatcaacgattgttcgttgcgaaagaggagtgtataaaagtgattcaaaactttgccagacgagtacaggtttgctcgcaacgaaatggtggacatttggaacacatcttgggaaagccataaattgacagaaatagctgaaactctgctgaatggtcttccataaactgaataatgtgtggttgtaatttgaaataaatagatttttaatcaaagccacaattgaaattttcctgggtacgtatctttttgggtcaccctgtacaaCAGAACATAAAAGCTATTCAAAGGACATTTTGGTGtcttgggcattttttttccccgcattTAAATGATATCAATaatcaaaacaaatgtattgtaGCCAGTTATCTATTTTACTTTATGCAAGTCTGTTGCCCTAATTTCAACCTTGTtaaatttgaattgaaaataatCCTAAATTACTTTCTCAGGTCACAAGAGTTTGACACATTTTCCTTTAATGAGTTTATGCAAtaatatgaaaaatgtgttggaaTAAATACTGTACGATAAATAGTAAAACTGgtaggaaaaaaagaggaaacgtGCAATTATTAAAAAGTTGGGCTAGACAGATTTCGACTGTTGTTACAATTAATTTAAATCAAGTCATGTGCAAaatcaaattgtttttcattatttacttCATGGAAGAGGAATTATATTTCAGGAAATcaataatgtactttttttctggTTGCCCAGTGTtggtaaacaaataaaaagtgattaaaaaaaatgtactattGCTGTTAATCAACTGAGTTAATCAAGCCTTTGATGCTTTATGACTTTTTATTGAAGATATGCAGCACAAAATCAGAAAAGCGAAGgtttatttttcaagaatttcaaAGCTCAAATGTCCTCCACTTCTGGAACAACCCATTAGTTGTACATGATATTCTGGTTTTATTTATCATTAACACAATTACTCAACACGTCTTATCTAAAAatcttattcaattttttttttatttttgaggggggggaggggttaaa
This DNA window, taken from Syngnathoides biaculeatus isolate LvHL_M chromosome 2, ASM1980259v1, whole genome shotgun sequence, encodes the following:
- the casp9 gene encoding caspase-9 isoform X1, with protein sequence MEEGHKAILRRYRIDIVTSLEPSSLFDRLLEKGVFTQDMIDKIKCSGPRRDQARQLARDLETRGSRAFPLFLECLRDSEQDALATLLQSGTPAGQRSSANLPIHPVVQTRPLSSAVDFQTQINAAPIHPTPSLPPPPDLENLQAQTQARVRMQGRTRRDSLQTYKMDASPCGHCLIINNVDFEPESKLSNRTGSNIDCDKLERRFKALHFLVEVRTNLKQRRIKRELSDLSKKDHSPYDCCVVIILSHGTEVIHKRFPGAVYGVDGQHVPVQHVTNYLNGKNCPSLQGKPKLFFIQACGGAERDRGFEVPSDDEEPSSGGEVDQTDAIPASSSGDSLSTSDEPDAGATLPTPSDILVSYSTFPGYVSWRDTKSGSWYIETLDRILEENAATDDLVRMLTMVNQEVSQNSAKGIYKQMPAAYPHEGGGSAGAYPSCQRAGGGLVTRRDWENMQTVRPCKTAPVLMGGLSIIISILYDIFLFTCIFPVREGTHPSRSFRKPSSPQQAYGAN
- the casp9 gene encoding caspase-9 isoform X6 produces the protein MEEGHKAILRRYRIDIVTSLEPSSLFDRLLEKGVFTQDMIDKIKCSGPRRDQARQLARDLETRGSRAFPLFLECLRDSEQDALATLLQSGTPAGQRSSANLPIHPVVQTRPLSSAVDFQTQINAAPIHPTPSLPPPPDLENLQAQTQARVRMQGRTRRDSLQTYKMDASPCGHCLIINNVDFEPESKLSNRTGSNIDCDKLERRFKALHFLVEVRTNLKQRRIKRELSDLSKKDHSPYDCCVVIILSHGTEVIHKRFPGAVYGVDGQHVPVQHVTNYLNGKNCPSLQGKPKLFFIQACGGAERDRGFEVPSDDEEPSSGGEVDQTDAIPASSSGDSLSTSDEPDAGATLPTPSDILVSYSTFPGYVSWRDTKSGSWYIETLDRILEENAATDDLVRMLTMVNQEVSQNSAKGIYKQMPGYFNFLRKLLYFQT